The following are from one region of the Paenalkalicoccus suaedae genome:
- the guaB gene encoding IMP dehydrogenase, producing the protein MWENKFAKEGLTFDDVLLLPAESNVLPRDVSVATKLSDTLQLNIPIISAGMDTVTESGMAIAMARAGGLGIVHKNMSIEEQAEQIDRVKRSESGVITNPFHLTEDHQVFDAEHLMGKYRISGVPIADEDQKLVGIITNRDLRFIEDYSIPIKEVMTSEGLVTAPVGTTLKEAQGILQKHRIEKLPLVDENGKLKGLITIKDIEKAIEFPHSAKDKQGRLLVGAAVGVGGDSDARIKALVASEVDVLVIDTAHGHSQGVIDKVKSVREQYPDINIVAGNVATAEATKALIEAGANIIKVGIGPGSICTTRVVAGIGVPQITAIYDCATEARKHGVPIIADGGIKYSGEIAKALAAGGHAVMLGSMLAGVTESPGEREIFQGRQFKVYRGMGSLGAMEKGSKDRYFQEDAKKLVPEGIEGRIPYRGPLKDTIHQLVGGLRAGMGYCGTATVKDLQDNGQFIRITNAGLKESHPHDVQITKESPNYSV; encoded by the coding sequence ATGTGGGAGAATAAATTTGCTAAAGAGGGCTTAACATTTGATGATGTCTTGTTATTGCCTGCAGAATCAAATGTTTTACCTAGAGATGTATCCGTTGCGACAAAACTATCGGATACGTTGCAGCTTAACATCCCGATTATTAGTGCGGGGATGGACACGGTAACAGAGAGTGGCATGGCAATTGCTATGGCACGTGCTGGTGGACTAGGGATTGTGCATAAGAATATGTCGATCGAAGAGCAAGCAGAGCAAATTGATCGTGTAAAGCGCTCTGAGAGTGGAGTTATCACAAATCCATTCCATTTAACGGAAGATCATCAGGTTTTTGATGCCGAGCATCTAATGGGTAAGTACCGCATCTCAGGAGTACCAATTGCCGATGAGGATCAAAAGCTAGTTGGTATTATCACAAATCGTGACTTACGATTTATTGAGGACTACTCGATTCCGATTAAAGAAGTCATGACAAGTGAAGGTCTTGTTACAGCTCCCGTTGGCACAACATTAAAAGAAGCGCAAGGAATCTTACAAAAACACCGCATTGAAAAACTACCGCTAGTCGATGAGAACGGAAAGCTAAAAGGTTTAATTACTATTAAAGATATTGAGAAAGCAATTGAGTTCCCTCACTCTGCTAAGGATAAGCAAGGTCGTCTATTAGTAGGAGCAGCTGTTGGAGTAGGTGGAGACTCTGATGCGCGTATCAAAGCACTCGTAGCGTCGGAAGTAGATGTACTAGTCATTGATACGGCTCATGGGCACTCACAGGGCGTTATAGATAAGGTAAAGAGTGTACGAGAGCAGTATCCAGACATTAATATTGTTGCCGGTAACGTAGCGACAGCTGAGGCTACGAAGGCGCTGATCGAAGCTGGCGCAAATATCATTAAAGTGGGTATTGGACCAGGCTCTATTTGTACAACTCGTGTAGTTGCAGGTATCGGAGTACCACAGATCACTGCTATCTACGATTGTGCAACAGAAGCGCGCAAGCACGGTGTACCTATTATTGCCGATGGAGGTATTAAGTACTCTGGTGAGATCGCTAAAGCACTTGCTGCTGGTGGTCACGCGGTTATGCTAGGTAGTATGCTTGCTGGTGTAACAGAAAGCCCAGGTGAGCGTGAAATTTTCCAAGGCAGACAGTTTAAAGTGTATCGAGGCATGGGATCACTTGGTGCGATGGAAAAAGGAAGTAAAGACCGTTACTTCCAAGAGGATGCGAAAAAGCTTGTTCCTGAAGGAATTGAAGGTCGTATTCCTTACCGTGGACCACTAAAGGATACGATCCATCAGCTAGTTGGTGGATTGCGCGCTGGAATGGGCTATTGCGGAACTGCTACAGTAAAAGATCTACAGGATAATGGACAGTTTATCCGAATTACAAATGCAGGATTGAAAGAGAGTCATCCACACGACGTTCAAATTACAAAAGAATCACCGAACTATTCCGTGTAA